In Vreelandella piezotolerans, one genomic interval encodes:
- the metF gene encoding methylenetetrahydrofolate reductase [NAD(P)H], whose translation MSSQEHPLGISFEFFPPNTDAGREKLIHVRDELAARHPRFFSVTYGAGGSTQARTRDIVRTVSQSGITTAPHLSCIGSEKAQLRDLLAKYREEGVDSLVALRGDMPSGMGSIGELRYANELVEFIREETGDHFDIAVAAYPESHPQAPNLDKDVENFARKMKAGANMAITQYFFTADAYFHFVDKARALGVEQPIIPGIMPITNYTKLARFSDACGAEIPRWIRKQLEAYGDDSDAIAAFGTDVVTRLCERLLDGGAPGLHFYTLNQAAPVLKVVDNLR comes from the coding sequence ATGAGCAGCCAAGAGCATCCGCTAGGTATTAGCTTCGAATTCTTTCCGCCCAACACCGATGCTGGCCGGGAGAAGCTAATTCATGTACGCGATGAGTTGGCCGCACGTCATCCGCGTTTCTTCTCGGTGACCTACGGTGCAGGGGGCTCCACCCAGGCGCGCACGAGAGATATCGTCCGGACCGTCAGCCAAAGCGGCATTACCACGGCTCCGCATCTCTCCTGTATTGGCAGCGAGAAAGCCCAGCTTCGTGATTTGCTTGCCAAGTACCGCGAAGAAGGGGTCGATAGCCTCGTAGCGCTGCGCGGTGACATGCCTTCTGGTATGGGCAGTATCGGCGAGCTGCGCTACGCCAACGAGCTAGTGGAATTCATTCGTGAGGAGACGGGGGATCACTTCGATATCGCCGTCGCAGCCTATCCGGAATCTCATCCACAGGCGCCTAACCTCGACAAGGATGTGGAAAACTTCGCCCGTAAAATGAAGGCGGGCGCCAATATGGCGATCACCCAGTACTTCTTTACCGCCGATGCTTACTTCCACTTCGTCGATAAAGCGCGGGCGCTGGGCGTCGAGCAGCCGATCATTCCCGGCATCATGCCGATTACTAATTACACCAAGTTGGCGCGCTTCTCCGACGCTTGCGGTGCCGAAATCCCTCGCTGGATCCGTAAGCAGTTGGAAGCCTATGGCGATGACAGCGATGCGATTGCCGCCTTCGGCACCGATGTGGTGACGCGCCTGTGCGAACGCCTGCTTGACGGCGGTGCGCCAGGCCTACACTTCTACACGCTGAACCAAGCGGCACCGGTGCTTAAAGTGGTGGACAATCTGCGCTAG